A single window of Onychomys torridus chromosome 8, mOncTor1.1, whole genome shotgun sequence DNA harbors:
- the LOC118588306 gene encoding protein RoBo-1-like, translated as MAWSCSLKSLLTLLVFTTFDVSSEESYQCTAHQCGNETCPENADVCTTTKGCFNQMQKFDAPDTYQMFKHKGCAEETNTCSELEFSATLGAQRRFTYVNRCCTSEKCNQEDITLSPLPAEANGVQCLSYYMEPGMLNIPVLLNCTGNETKCGLVIGTVVGSSNFFSLVMAGMGCATESACNRTVTVLNNTNIRTICSDEFIVSPTHPSVPDSTGFRPTAVSAVPILITLLLLKVLF; from the exons ATGGCTTGGTCCTGCAGCCTGAAGAGCCTCCTTACACTCCTTGTCTTTACCACCTTCGATGTCAGCTCTGAGG AGAGTTACCAGTGTACAGCACATCAATGTGGAAATGAAACATGTCCTGAGAATGCAGACGTTTGTACAACCACTAAAGGCTGCTTCAACCAAATGCAGAAATTTGATGCACCAG ATACATACCAAATGTTTAAGCATAAAGGGTGTGCTGAAGAAACCAACACATGCAGTGAACTGGAATTCTCGGCAACGCTGGGGGCTCAACGGAGGTTTACATATGTGAACCGGTGCTGCACATCTGAGAAATGCAACCAAGAGGACATAACTC TATCTCCACTGCCTGCAGAAGCCAACGGTGTTCAGTGTCTCTCCTACTATATGGAGCCAGGCATGCTGAATATCCCAGTTCTCCTGAACTGCACAGGAAATGAGACAAAGTGCGGTTTGGTTATCGGCACAG TAGTGGGAAGCAGCAACTTCTTTTCCTTGGTGATGGCCGGAATGGGCTGTGCGACAGAAAGTGCCTGCAACCGGACTGTGACTGTCCTCAACAACACAAACATCCGCACCATCTGCTCGGATGAGTTCATTGTATCTCCAACCCACCCATCAGTTCCGGATAGCACTGGTTTTCGACCTACAGCCGTCTCAGCAGTACCAATTCTGATTACTCTCCTCCTGCTGAAAGTCTTGTTTTGA